The Chiroxiphia lanceolata isolate bChiLan1 chromosome 3, bChiLan1.pri, whole genome shotgun sequence DNA segment tgcctcccccatTGTGCTGCTCTCTGAAGTCTACTGTATATTGTGCAAAGATAGACTGGCCCGGCAGCATGGGAGATATAAGGCCACGGAGGTTAGGGCCACACAACTGGTTTGATAGACTCAGCAAGAACCcgaggggaaagggaagagaggaaaaaaaaaaaaaaaaaaaaagaagaagaaaaaaagtggggggggggggggaaaaaaagaaagaaaaaaaaaccgagtgggaaaaaaatattaaaaatgaaaaaaatgtaaggaagaaacaaaatgtgaCGCTTTTCCTTCTCTCCGCTCCTGGGCTCGGAGAAGGGAAAACCGGCACTTGTCCGTGTGTCCCCCGCGGGTTCCGGACCCCGGCGGAGCTCCCCCGGGCTGGGGAGCGGCTGCCCCGGGGAAGGGCCGCGGCTGCTCCGCCGGTGCGCGGAGCCTCGGTGGGCTGGGGACGGGAGGcgggagaaggaggaaggagaaaagaaggggaggaaaaaaaaaaaaagaggaaaaggacaaaaaccCGAGCGCAGCGCggaggctgctgggggggggatCCGTGGCCGGCGGAGGCTGCACCGGGGCAGAGAgggcacggcggggccgggggggttGGATGGCCGGGATGTTGCAGGATCGGGAGTGCTGCGAGGCCGGCATGCTGCGGGCCGGGATTTGGCAGGAGCGGGATGCTGCGGGTCGGGATTTGGCAGGAGCGGGATGCTGCGGGTCGGTACCGATCGCCTCTCTGGCGTTGAACTGCCCCGTCCTGGCCGGGCTCAGCCCCGCGGGACGGGGCGGGCGCTGCCCAGGCCCCAGGACTCCGGACAAaagcttgtttggttttgttttcgcttttttaaagcatctttgCCAGCCTAAAAGCCGCAGGGGAGGGCGGGGGAAGCCAACGCTCTGCCCCAACCCGCTCCGAGCCGGGGCTGCGCCTGCCCGGTCCCGGTTACATCCCGACCGAGCTGCCCAGCCCCGCCTcgcctctctcctctccctcctcctccgattttttgggggggttctCCCGTTGTTAACCCTTTCCCTCGCCCTGCCTGGGCCGCCGGCGCATCCCCGAGGGCTGACCCCAAAGTTTCCGCGCTCCTTCCCGTTGGCAGGGCCCTCAGCCCGGGGAAGGGTCGCCGAGAGATGCCGGTACCCAAAGCTCAGCAGCACCGGGGGTGGCACTGGCGTGTAGAAAGGCACGATCACTgatagaaaatgtgaaaatagaAATTCTTCCCACTCCCATTTTTTCGACAGCGGGCTAAAGCCGACTGACCCCCCCAAAAAGCCGCtctccccaggaaaaaaaaaaccaaaaaaaccaaaaaaaaaaaaaaaacaaaaaagaaagaaaaagcagagagaagttGGGCTGGTGGAGGGGTCTGCGTGGGGCCCTGCTCGGCCGCGTCTCCCGTGGGGGCCCGGCTGGCCCCACGCAGGGCTGAGCCGGGCGATGCagggaggaggcggcggccgcAACGAGAATTCGAACAAAACCGTTCCGTCGTTGTTATCGTTTCcttctccataattttttttttttcttgaaacacagttctttttttaaaaaaaaaattccaatccGTATTAAATCGCGGACAGCCCGGGGCTGCCGCCCAACGAGCCGCTCTCCGGGCGGGGAGGGTTCCGCCGTCCGCGGGTCTTTTTCCTCCGCTCGGGAATAGTTGAGACAAGCCCCAAATGGGAGAAAGCGAACCGACCGCCCCGGCTGCGGCTCGCGGCAGCGACAATCACAACGAGGTGGAAAAATGGCCCCGTCAGTAGTTGTCGGGGCCGCAAATCGTGCTCGGAGGGGAGCGATGAAGCTCCCCGTTCTGGGGTGCCCCGCTCGGCGGCCGCACCCCCGTTCCTCACAAAATCACAGGAGCAGCGGGGgggttttattctttatttttttttttaattctgacgatctcccccccccctttcctcttttattttagttGTAGGTAGACAGGACCACTCTGAATGGCGCAAAAAATTTCTGTAAACAATGACGCACAAAAAAcacctcccctcccttcccccccgcctccccccgAAATGAAACCGAGCcgcccccccaaaaaaaaatggagaggaaaagaaacggcagagggaaaaaacccataataataataataatagcaataataataataatagcaataataataataataatagcgTTTCCCTCTCCATTCCTTCCCCCGCAGTTTCgattttatttttggagcaTCAGTctgtctcctcctctctctctctttattatttttgttttctcctccttttttttttttttggggtgtgtgcGCGTGTGGGGGAAGCGTGTGCGGGTGTGAGCGCTCCCCGGCAGCCTTCACCAAGTCCATTGCTGAGCCTGTACCAAATGGTGTGCTGTGGGGTACTGGGGGTTGCTGGTCGCGCTGTACTGGGCGTTGTATTGCATATGCTGTAGAGACTGGGCGCTATAGGCGGAGAAGGGGATTCCCGTCTGGAAAGTCGCGGCTGCCAAGTCCTGAGCTTTGAGCGTGTGGCAGGGCTTGCCGTCCCTGACTAAGACCGGCACGGCCACCCGCCGcggggagggaagaggagtcACTTCCATACCTTTCTCGGCCCGGGCCCGCTTCATCTTGTAGCGATGGTTCTGGAACCAGATCTTCACCTGGGTGGGGGTGAGGCGGATCAGGCTGGCCAGGTGCTCCCGCTCGGGCGCCGACAGGTACCGCTGCTGCCGGAACCGCCGCTCCAGCTCGTAGGTCTGCGCCTTGGAGAAGAgcaccctcctcttcctcttcttccccgCGTCCCCGCCGCCCACCGCTTCCTTCTCGTTGTCGGGCGACTCGTCGGCCGACGGCTCCGGTGACTTGGCCGAGGGGTCctggccgccgccgccggccgccAGCCCGTGCACTGCGGACAGTCAGCGCCCGGTCAGCGGGGAAAGGGCCGGGGGGGTCCCTCCGCCGCCCCCCCGCATCCCTCCGCCGCCCTCGCATCCCTCCCGCCGCACCCCGCATCCCTCCcggccggggcggggagggaggtACCGGCCGGGGCTCGGCCAGCCGCGGAGACAGGCAAGTCCCCCCCATCCACCCTTCGTCGTCCCCCGACacccgccccgccgccgggggCAGCTGGAAGCGGCGCTGCCCCGTCCGTCTGGGGGGACACGGAGGAACCGGCCGGGGCGAGCGCCGACCCCCCCCATCCATCCCGCATCCACCCCGCATCCACCCCCCGGCACTCCTCAGGGCCCCCCACGGCCCCCGGTCCCCCGCGGCCCCGTCCCCCGGCACTCACGGGAGTACTGGATGCCCTCGGCGCTCGCCAGCCAGCGCGTGTAGGGATTATCGCTGTTATCATAGAAAGGGCTCTTCAAAGGCAGCGTCGGAACAGTGTCCAAGGGGGTTTGTCCCAAAACTCCCGCTTTCCTGGGCGGCTCGGGCGCCTCGCTCTCTTCCTCGCCGCCCTCCGCCGAGCCGTCCTCATCGTTGGTGTCGGGGAGGTCCAAAATGTCCTTCACCGAGAAGCCCGTCTTTGTGTTGGTCAGAGACATGTTCCGGGCCAAATTTCGGCTGGGAAAGTTGGAGCCGCAGCTCGGCCGAGCCGCCGTGTCACGGGTGGGCACGCACACGCGGAGCGGCGGCAACGACAGCGCGCAGGGacgcggggagggggggggccGGCACGCGtggagatgggggaaaaaaaaatagaataatacaGATTTATAGAAAAATAAGCGTAGGGGGTTGTGCGAGAGAAGCAGCCGCAGCGACGGGTCTCTGCGGTGATGGTTGTTCTGCCACGGGGGAAAATTCCGAGagcgggagcagcagctggcttCGGGAATAGTTTGTAACTCcagggggaaagggggaagagacgccaaaaaaaaaaaaaaaaaaaaaaaaaggaaaaaaaaaagaaaaaaaaaaaaagatcactTCTGGATCTTGTTCAGCCGCGCCGAACCCGCGCCTGCCGTTAGAAAATCCCGAGCCATTGCTGGAGCGAGGAGTCCATATAAGGCTGGTCCCCACACATGAACCTGCcgagaggagggagaaaaaaaacctacattAAACCCAGGAAAGGTTGGCCACGTGTGGGCGGGTCTTGGAAGTCAAGTGGATGAAGACAGTGTTTGCAGATGTGAAATTGCGGGTTTTGGGCGAGCTCCGAGCTTCCACCATTGGTGATGAGTGGTATAACGTGTCAGTTAATTACCGGCGTGGGGAGGGCCCTTCGCGCGGGTGTGTGCGCGTGTGGcagcgggagggagggagggaaggagggggcgacttcccttctttttttttttttttttaaggacagtATTTACATACAAAGAGCTTCGCACCAGCCCGACGCTCCGCGCACTCCAAAGTGTGTGTTTTCCACCCATGTTTTCCTCCGagcgaggaaaaaaaaaaaaaaaagaaaaaaaataattccgCGGGGGGTGCCGGGGGCTGTTCCCACACCCACCCACACCCCCCCATCGGCGCAGCCTGCGCGCCCCCGCGGGCAGCGTTTGGGCGCGGGGAcgcgctcccggccccgcgcgGGACCGAGGCGGCTCAGATGGCAAGAGCCCAACTTATCTAACCCGCCTAGGTCAATATTTTGGTTGGGGCTTAGGGATGAGCGCTGGAAATTAAACAGCGAGTAATTGATTCTAGTTTGCTCCGAAATTAACCGAACTGGCAAAACGCGATCGTCAGGCGCGACCCGCCGAGATCCGGGAGGTGATTattgggtgtgtgtgtgtgtgtgtgtgtgtttatttgaaGAGGTCTCATTGATTTTGCCTCCTTCTTCCAGGGGAATAAATCCAGCCCGTTTGGATAATTCGATGGGCTGCAGCCCGATGGACTCTCATATatgactgaattatttttttttcttttctgtatttttcctttctttttcaggacCTcgggaaggaaggggggggggcaAAGAAGGGGTTCCTTCCCCAAAGAAATGCCGGCCCCCCAGGTGTCACGCACACACCCCTCTCCGCACTCGGCTCCGTCCCCGCGGAGCCCCGCAGCATCCTCGGCCGCGGGTAGCGGCGGAGGGGCCGTGGGGGCTCCCCCCGCCCGGCGCGGGGTGCAGGATCCCCTCTACCCCTTCCCACAACTTCTCTCTGTCTGCCACCAACTTTTATTTTcgttttcttccttctctcctttcctgcacCCGCCGAGGAGCCTTGGCCATGCTCACCCTCGCCGGGCACGGCCCGGGCTGCCTTCCTTTTCCCcgtctccttccttccccttccatccttttccctttccttttccctttctctttccctttaccttttccttttcctttttcttttcctttccttttccccgtccctgtccctgccccttccccgaACGCCCCGGGACGGGCCTGTGCGCGGGGATGATGGAGATGCGCGGGGTGGGCGCGGGGGGGATTTCTATAATCTGGGAATTTCCCCTCGTTACTGGGAGAGAAAAGTTGCCCGAGCTTCTCTTCCAGGGGGAAGGAGCCTTAACGCTGCCGGCCGCGGTGGGAAGACGTTCTCTCTCTCAGTCATCCTCCTCTGCGCCCATCAATGGATTCgcaccttcccctcctctctcctcgCCGCTCCCCCCGtctttcctcccccagcccccagcctgcCTCCCATAAAGTATGTGATGTGGCTGACAATGCCCagggatttcccccccccctttttttttttttttaagcgaGCCCCTGCGCGCATCCTGGGTGGTCGGCCCCGCGCAAACACAAATACAACCCGACGGCTAAGCTGGGGACAATGTCCGCAATGTAGACAAATGTCCGGCTCCTGTTGGAACCCTTTGTCTCGGCGCagtttttgcatttatttcagtggcGAAATAATACGTGATTGACGCCCTCTTTCAGCGCGCCCTAACTGTTGGGAATAAATC contains these protein-coding regions:
- the NKX2-2 gene encoding homeobox protein Nkx-2.2: MSLTNTKTGFSVKDILDLPDTNDEDGSAEGGEEESEAPEPPRKAGVLGQTPLDTVPTLPLKSPFYDNSDNPYTRWLASAEGIQYSLHGLAAGGGGQDPSAKSPEPSADESPDNEKEAVGGGDAGKKRKRRVLFSKAQTYELERRFRQQRYLSAPEREHLASLIRLTPTQVKIWFQNHRYKMKRARAEKGMEVTPLPSPRRVAVPVLVRDGKPCHTLKAQDLAAATFQTGIPFSAYSAQSLQHMQYNAQYSATSNPQYPTAHHLVQAQQWTW